A section of the Malania oleifera isolate guangnan ecotype guangnan chromosome 2, ASM2987363v1, whole genome shotgun sequence genome encodes:
- the LOC131147948 gene encoding GDSL esterase/lipase At5g14450-like: MGFWFWRAVVAGFVVSSSWVLSAGADGSSLPPCDFPAIYNFGDSNSDTGGISAAFEPIRAPYGETFFHKPAGRSSNGRLIIDFIAERLKLPYLSAYLNSIGTNYRHGANFATGGSTIRRQNETIFQYGISPFALDMQIVQFDQFKARTGDLYNHVKNKRGARKLPVPEDFSKALYTFDIGQNDLSVGFRTMSLDQLRAAIPDIVGQLATAVQHLYKQGGRAFWIQNTGPFGCLPVNLFYVSDPAPSGYLDEYGCVKAQNEMAVKFNSELKDRVTKLRAELPEAAITYVDVHAAKIGLISSAKKEGFGDPLKVCCGYHVKYDHIWCGNWGALNNHTKVYGSPCEDPSTSVSWDGVHYSQAANQWIADHTQNGLLTYPPIPITHACHRL; the protein is encoded by the exons atggggttttggttttggagAGCCGTGGTCGCTGGGTTTGTGGTTTCTTCATCATGGGTTTTGAGCGCAGGAGCTGATGGTTCTTCTTTACCCCCGTGCGATTTCCCGGCGATTTACAACTTTGGGGACTCAAATTCCGATACCGGCGGCATATCGGCTGCATTCGAGCCAATCCGAGCTCCCTATGGCGAGACTTTCTTTCACAAACCCGCCGGGAGGAGCTCCAATGGCCGCTTAATCATTGATTTCATAG CTGAGCGCTTAAAATTACCTTACTTGAGCGCGTACCTGAACTCGATCGGAACGAACTACCGGCACGGAGCAAATTTCGCCACCGGAGGATCCACCATTAGGAGGCAGAACGAGACCATTTTCCAGTACGGGATTAGCCCGTTCGCTCTGGATATGCAGATCGTGCAGTTCGACCAGTTCAAAGCACGTACCGGCGATCTCTATAACCATG TGAAGAATAAGCGGGGGGCTCGTAAGCTACCGGTGCCGGAAGACTTCTCGAAGGCGCTTTACACATTCGATATCGGACAAAATGATCTGTCGGTGGGGTTTAGGACGATGAGTTTGGATCAACTTCGGGCAGCGATTCCGGACATCGTCGGCCAGTTAGCCACAGCGGTTCAA CATTTATATAAACAAGGAGGGAGGGCATTCTGGATACAGAACACAGGGCCTTTTGGATGCTTGCCAGTAAACCTATTCTATGTCTCGGATCCGGCGCCGTCAGGTTATCTTGATGAGTATGGGTGCGTCAAGGCTCAAAATGAGATGGCTGTAAAGTTTAATAGCGAGCTCAAGGATAGAGTAACCAAACTCAGGGCAGAGCTTCCAGAAGCTGCAATAACATATGTGGATGTCCATGCTGCTAAGATTGGGCTTATCAGCAGTGCAAAGAAGGAAG GATTTGGTGATCCGCTAAAGGTGTGCTGTGGGTACCACGTCAAGTACGACCATATATGGTGTGGGAACTGGGGAGCCCTGAACAATCATACTAAAGTCTACGGCAGCCCTTGTGAAGACCCTTCAACCTCTGTAAGCTGGGATGGGGTGCACTATTCTCAGGCCGCCAATCAATGGATTGCGGATCACACCCAGAATGGTTTATTGACATATCCCCCAATTCCAATTACGCATGCATGTCATCGGCTGTGA